The following are encoded in a window of Mustela nigripes isolate SB6536 chromosome 3, MUSNIG.SB6536, whole genome shotgun sequence genomic DNA:
- the FOXH1 gene encoding forkhead box protein H1, with amino-acid sequence MGPCSSPRLGLPGSDSSSQPPKRRKKRYLRHDKPPYTYLAMIALVIQAAPSRRLKLAQIIRQVQAAFPFFKDDYEGWKDSIRHNLSSNRCFRKVPKDPAKPQAKGNFWAVDVSLIPAEALRLQNTALCRRWQSRGTRGAFAKDLGPYVLHGWPYRPPSPQPPPSPQPPPSEGFSIKCLLGDPRDGAPRSSPGPAGSEHSGEKVMPTPPLPSGGSCPPLTCPSTLPMW; translated from the exons ATGGGGCCCTGCAGCAGCCCACGTCTGGGGCTTCCCGGGTCGGATTCGTCCTCCCAGCCCCctaagaggaggaagaagagatacCTGCGGCATGACAAGCCACCCTACACCTACCTGGCCATGATTGCCTTGGTGATCCAGGCCGCACCCTCCCGCAGACTGAAGCTGGCCCAG ATCATCCGTCAGGTCCAGGCCGCCTTCCCCTTCTTCAAGGACGACTACGAGGGCTGGAAGGATTCCATCCGCCACAACCTCTCCTCCAACCGATGCTTCCGCAAG gTGCCTAAAGATCCCGCCAAGCCGCAGGCCAAGGGCAACTTCTGGGCAGTCGACGTGAGCCTCATACCGGCCGAAGCGCTGCGACTGCAGAACACCGCCCTTTGCCGGCGCTGGCAGAGCAGGGGCACGCGGGGAGCCTTCGCCAAGGACCTGGGCCCCTACGTGTTGCACGGCTGGCCCTACCGGCCGCCCAGTCCCCAGCCGCCACCCAGTCCCCAGCCACCACCCAGTGAGGGCTTCAGCATAAAGTGTTTGCTAGGCGATCCCAGGGACGGGGCACCACGAAGCAGCCCAGGTCCGGCAGGCTCTGAGCACAGTGGGGAGAAGGTGATGCCCACTCCACCCCTGCCCTC TGGGGGCAGCTGCCCACCTCTTACTTGCCCATCTACACTCCCAATGTGGTGA